In Phyllopteryx taeniolatus isolate TA_2022b chromosome 13, UOR_Ptae_1.2, whole genome shotgun sequence, the following are encoded in one genomic region:
- the plb1 gene encoding phospholipase B1, membrane-associated isoform X4 produces MMAGSTLLTRLLLVGAGLLLTVHAVRPADVSALYWLSTSLSSRDVTSKIFRRVAELLSMFNPAVVTGNVEFPSQPWSLQQEAEKLSLFLSDQVSGWKLVLLFVSTRQTCACSTHVDPIEREVEGALQILQEQLHQTLLHVVVFSSNQQKDNSMCTRPENTKLCEATRLQKMQYSLSNVLARAKWHHNVTAVLQPIPLILEDTSDLEEMSSKLAVQLWTNMLQTTSTPSEDVTIPCPTQDRPFLRTQLNSPKGNSRAIWQTDPDMGTKIPCKDCHPSPTPPNSVHELRPADVKVVAAVGDSLTAGNGVGADNLLLVINEYRGLSWSIGGDENITTVTTLPNILREFNPSLTGFSQGIGKQDSPAAFLNQAVAGAKSGDMVEQVRTLVDMMKNDTRIDFHNDWKVITMFIGGNDLCDFCTDTVIFSPRNVAERIRRALDILHHEVPRALVNLVELLNIIPLRDLHKDNSLGCPTWFVRIVCPCVLKPKDGSFELRKMKEFSRAYQHAMRQLVDSGRYDTHDNFTVVLQPFFREVFLPTLPDGRPDRSYFSPDCFHLSQRGHTLMARALWNNMLEPVGNKTSTQDFMAGNDLKCPSEAAPFLRTAVNSNYTFPGPPPTPAPVTNWGSDFSCLNTGPSDSAPTSAHKVRPADIKVVAALGDSVTAGFGAKAKNLLQLRTEYRGVSWSIGGDKNLETVTTLANILRKFNPDLKGASKGQGKKRSGFNMSASGAKVSGIPGQVRRLIDMMKNDTTVDFANDWKLVTLFIGGNDLCQFCNDRASLSPQNYTHHLMTSLDMLYKEFPRTIVNILEILQLEGLRRIKRDSLGCNMIQPLACPCFLLPGEDSLEFAEAKRINREVQIETEKVAYGGRYDDREDFAVVVQPFFKNTIIPLNADGRPDVTYFTEDCFHFSERGHAEMAVAMWNNMLEPVGKKQTYNNFPSGRDGIKCPTEEHPYIFTKINSVHVPVWLIAVLTISGLLLGWALTWLILSCRGKRNNRRMTTATTAVQMKASVF; encoded by the exons ATGATGGCCGGATCGACGCTCCTCACTCGGCTACTTCTCGTTGGCGCTGGTCTTTTGCTCACAG TTCACGCCGTACGACCTGCTGATGTCTCAGCGCTTTATTGGCTGAGCACATCGCTCTCTAGCAG GGATGTCACATCAAAGATTTTCCGTCGAGTGGCCG AACTGCTGTCCATGTTCAACCCAGCGGTGGTCACCGGGAATGTGGAATTCCCGTCGCAACCCTG GAGTTTGCAGCAAGAAGCAGAGAAGCTTTCGCTATTCCTGTCAGATCAG GTTTCAGGCTGGAagttggtgctgctgtttgtCTCCACACGTCAGACGTGTGCCTGTTCAACACAC GTTGACCCCATCGAGCGGGAAGTGGAAGGGGCTCTGCAGATATTACAAGAACAG CTGCATCAGACTTTACTTCATGTTGTGGTCTTCAGCTCCAATCAACAAAAAGACAA TAGCATGTGCACAAGACCTGAAAATACTAAATTATGCGAGGCCACTCGTTTGCAGAAAATGCAG TATTCCCTAAGCAATGTGTTGGCACGTGCAAAGTGGCATCACAATGTCACTGCTGTGCTGCAGCCAATACCACTCATTTTGGAGGACACTTCTGATCTG GAGGAGATGTCAAGCAAACTGGCTGTGCAGCTGTGGACAAACATG CTTCAGACAACATCCACTCCATCCGAGGACGTCACTATTCCGTGTCCTACTCAG GATCGACCCTTCCTCAGGACGCAGTTGAACTCCCCAAAGGGCAACAGCAGAGCTATTTGGCAAACAGATCCG GATATGGGCACTAAGATCCCCTGCAAGGACTGCCATCCATCTCCAACACCACCAAACTCAG TTCATGAGCTGAGACCAGCTGACGTCAAGGTGGTGGCTGCAGTCGGTGACTCTCTGACA GCAGGTAATGGTGTAGGGGCAGACAACCTTCTGCTGGTTATCAATGAGTACAGAGGACTGTCCTGGAG CATTGGCGGTGATGAAAATATCACCACGGTCACCACTCTGCCAA ACATCCTGAGGGAGTTCAACCCCTCCCTGACTGGCTTCTCTCAGGGTATCGGCAAGCAGGACTCTCCGGCAGCCTTCCTCAACCAGGCCGTGGCCGGAGCCAAGAGCGG TGACATGGTTGAACAAGTGCGCACCTTAGTGGACATGATGAAAAATGACACG AGAATCGATTTCCACAATGACTGGAAAGTGATCACCATGTTTATTGGGGGAAATGACTTATGTGATTTCTGCACTGACACT GTGATCTTCTCACCCAGGAATGTTGCCGAACGCATCCGTCGAGCTCTGGACATACTCCACCATGAG GTGCCACGTGCGCTCGTCAACCTGGTGGAGCTGTTGAACATTATACCGCTGCGTGATCTGCATAAAGATAATTCGCTGGGATGCCCCACCTGGTTTGTCAG gaTAGTTTGCCCGTGCGTACTGAAGCCGAAAGATGGCTCATTCGAACTCCGAAAGATGAAAGAATTCAGCAGAGCTTATCAG CATGCAATGCGACAACTGGTGGACTCGGGGCGCTACGACACCCACGACAACTTCACTGTCGTCCTGCAGCCTTTCTTCAGGGAGGTTTTCCTCCCTACGTTGCCA GACGGAAGGCCCGATCGCTCGTACTTTTCGCCCGACTGTTTTCACCTGAGCCAGAGAGGGCACACGCTGATGGCTCGAGCCCTCTGGAACAACATG TTAGAGCCGGTGGGAAACAAGACCTCCACTCAAGACTTCATGGCTGGGAATGATCTGAAGTGTCCCTCTGAG GCCGCACCGTTCTTGAGAACGGCAGTCAACAGCAACTACACATTTCCAGGACCTCCGCCGACTCCTGCACCggttaca AACTGGGGCAGCGACTTCTCGTGTCTTAACACGGGACCGTCTGACTCGGCGCCCACTTCAG CTCATAAGGTCCGGCCGGCTGACATCAAGGTGGTGGCCGCTTTGGGGGACTCCGTAACA GCCGGCTTTGGTGCTAAGGCAAAGAATCTACTGCAGCTCAGAACTGAATATAGAGGAGTGTCATGGAG CATTGGAGGTGATAAAAACCTGGAGACTGTCACCACATTAGCCA ACATCCTCAGGAAATTCAATCCGGACCTTAAAGGAGCATCAAAGGGTCAAGGGAAGAAGAGGAGCGGCTTCAACATGTCCGCATCAGGGGCCAAAGTCTC GGGAATTCCAGGACAAGTCAGACGCCTGATTGACATGATGAAAAATGACACT ACAGTGGATTTTGCCAACGACTGGAAGCTGGTGACTCTCTTCATTGGTGGCAATGACCTGTGTCAGTTCTGCAACGATCGG GCCTCGTTGTCGCCGCAGAACTACACCCATCACTTGATGACCAGCTTGGACATGCTGTACAAAGAG TTTCCCAGGACCATCGTCAACATTCTGGAGATCCTGCAGCTCGAAGGCCTGCGTAGGATCAAGAGGGATAGTCTCGGGTGCAACATGATACAACC GTTGGCGTGCCCGTGCTTCTTACTACCAGGAGAAGACTCTCTGGAGTTCGCCGAAGCCAAAAGGATCAATCGGGAAGTACAG ATCGAGACGGAGAAAGTGGCATACGGCGGTCGCTATGACGACAGAGAAGACTTTGCCGTAGTGGTGCAGCCCTTCTTCAAAAACACTATTATCCCTTTGAATGCT GACGGCCGACCCGACGTCACCTACTTCACCGAAGACTGTTTCCACTTCAGCGAACGGGGACATGCTGAGATGGCCGTGGCCATGTGGAATAACATG TTGGAGCCCGTGGGAAAAAAGCAGACGTACAACAATTTCCCAAGTGGCAGAGATGGCATCAAGTGTCCCACAGAG GAGCATCCTTACATCTTCACAAAGATCAACAGTGTACACGTTCCGGTATGGCTGATCGCGGTGCTCACCATCTCCGGGCTCCTGCTCGGCTGGGCCCTAACCTGGCTGATCCTCTCCTGCAGAGGCAAGAGGAACAACCGGCGCATGACCACAGCAACAACGGCAGTGCAGATGAAGGCATCTGTTTTTTAA
- the plb1 gene encoding phospholipase B1, membrane-associated isoform X5: MPFLCSSPPPLAAFTASSVHAVRPADVSALYWLSTSLSSRDVTSKIFRRVAELLSMFNPAVVTGNVEFPSQPWSLQQEAEKLSLFLSDQVSGWKLVLLFVSTRQTCACSTHVDPIEREVEGALQILQEQLHQTLLHVVVFSSNQQKDNSMCTRPENTKLCEATRLQKMQYSLSNVLARAKWHHNVTAVLQPIPLILEDTSDLEEMSSKLAVQLWTNMLQTTSTPSEDVTIPCPTQDRPFLRTQLNSPKGNSRAIWQTDPDMGTKIPCKDCHPSPTPPNSVHELRPADVKVVAAVGDSLTAGNGVGADNLLLVINEYRGLSWSIGGDENITTVTTLPNILREFNPSLTGFSQGIGKQDSPAAFLNQAVAGAKSGDMVEQVRTLVDMMKNDTRIDFHNDWKVITMFIGGNDLCDFCTDTVIFSPRNVAERIRRALDILHHEVPRALVNLVELLNIIPLRDLHKDNSLGCPTWFVRIVCPCVLKPKDGSFELRKMKEFSRAYQHAMRQLVDSGRYDTHDNFTVVLQPFFREVFLPTLPDGRPDRSYFSPDCFHLSQRGHTLMARALWNNMLEPVGNKTSTQDFMAGNDLKCPSEAAPFLRTAVNSNYTFPGPPPTPAPVTNWGSDFSCLNTGPSDSAPTSAHKVRPADIKVVAALGDSVTAGFGAKAKNLLQLRTEYRGVSWSIGGDKNLETVTTLANILRKFNPDLKGASKGQGKKRSGFNMSASGAKVSGIPGQVRRLIDMMKNDTTVDFANDWKLVTLFIGGNDLCQFCNDRASLSPQNYTHHLMTSLDMLYKEFPRTIVNILEILQLEGLRRIKRDSLGCNMIQPLACPCFLLPGEDSLEFAEAKRINREVQIETEKVAYGGRYDDREDFAVVVQPFFKNTIIPLNADGRPDVTYFTEDCFHFSERGHAEMAVAMWNNMLEPVGKKQTYNNFPSGRDGIKCPTEEHPYIFTKINSVHVPVWLIAVLTISGLLLGWALTWLILSCRGKRNNRRMTTATTAVQMKASVF; the protein is encoded by the exons ATGCCATTTCTCTGCTCCTCACCACCCCCGCTTGCCGCGTTCACTGCTTCTTCAG TTCACGCCGTACGACCTGCTGATGTCTCAGCGCTTTATTGGCTGAGCACATCGCTCTCTAGCAG GGATGTCACATCAAAGATTTTCCGTCGAGTGGCCG AACTGCTGTCCATGTTCAACCCAGCGGTGGTCACCGGGAATGTGGAATTCCCGTCGCAACCCTG GAGTTTGCAGCAAGAAGCAGAGAAGCTTTCGCTATTCCTGTCAGATCAG GTTTCAGGCTGGAagttggtgctgctgtttgtCTCCACACGTCAGACGTGTGCCTGTTCAACACAC GTTGACCCCATCGAGCGGGAAGTGGAAGGGGCTCTGCAGATATTACAAGAACAG CTGCATCAGACTTTACTTCATGTTGTGGTCTTCAGCTCCAATCAACAAAAAGACAA TAGCATGTGCACAAGACCTGAAAATACTAAATTATGCGAGGCCACTCGTTTGCAGAAAATGCAG TATTCCCTAAGCAATGTGTTGGCACGTGCAAAGTGGCATCACAATGTCACTGCTGTGCTGCAGCCAATACCACTCATTTTGGAGGACACTTCTGATCTG GAGGAGATGTCAAGCAAACTGGCTGTGCAGCTGTGGACAAACATG CTTCAGACAACATCCACTCCATCCGAGGACGTCACTATTCCGTGTCCTACTCAG GATCGACCCTTCCTCAGGACGCAGTTGAACTCCCCAAAGGGCAACAGCAGAGCTATTTGGCAAACAGATCCG GATATGGGCACTAAGATCCCCTGCAAGGACTGCCATCCATCTCCAACACCACCAAACTCAG TTCATGAGCTGAGACCAGCTGACGTCAAGGTGGTGGCTGCAGTCGGTGACTCTCTGACA GCAGGTAATGGTGTAGGGGCAGACAACCTTCTGCTGGTTATCAATGAGTACAGAGGACTGTCCTGGAG CATTGGCGGTGATGAAAATATCACCACGGTCACCACTCTGCCAA ACATCCTGAGGGAGTTCAACCCCTCCCTGACTGGCTTCTCTCAGGGTATCGGCAAGCAGGACTCTCCGGCAGCCTTCCTCAACCAGGCCGTGGCCGGAGCCAAGAGCGG TGACATGGTTGAACAAGTGCGCACCTTAGTGGACATGATGAAAAATGACACG AGAATCGATTTCCACAATGACTGGAAAGTGATCACCATGTTTATTGGGGGAAATGACTTATGTGATTTCTGCACTGACACT GTGATCTTCTCACCCAGGAATGTTGCCGAACGCATCCGTCGAGCTCTGGACATACTCCACCATGAG GTGCCACGTGCGCTCGTCAACCTGGTGGAGCTGTTGAACATTATACCGCTGCGTGATCTGCATAAAGATAATTCGCTGGGATGCCCCACCTGGTTTGTCAG gaTAGTTTGCCCGTGCGTACTGAAGCCGAAAGATGGCTCATTCGAACTCCGAAAGATGAAAGAATTCAGCAGAGCTTATCAG CATGCAATGCGACAACTGGTGGACTCGGGGCGCTACGACACCCACGACAACTTCACTGTCGTCCTGCAGCCTTTCTTCAGGGAGGTTTTCCTCCCTACGTTGCCA GACGGAAGGCCCGATCGCTCGTACTTTTCGCCCGACTGTTTTCACCTGAGCCAGAGAGGGCACACGCTGATGGCTCGAGCCCTCTGGAACAACATG TTAGAGCCGGTGGGAAACAAGACCTCCACTCAAGACTTCATGGCTGGGAATGATCTGAAGTGTCCCTCTGAG GCCGCACCGTTCTTGAGAACGGCAGTCAACAGCAACTACACATTTCCAGGACCTCCGCCGACTCCTGCACCggttaca AACTGGGGCAGCGACTTCTCGTGTCTTAACACGGGACCGTCTGACTCGGCGCCCACTTCAG CTCATAAGGTCCGGCCGGCTGACATCAAGGTGGTGGCCGCTTTGGGGGACTCCGTAACA GCCGGCTTTGGTGCTAAGGCAAAGAATCTACTGCAGCTCAGAACTGAATATAGAGGAGTGTCATGGAG CATTGGAGGTGATAAAAACCTGGAGACTGTCACCACATTAGCCA ACATCCTCAGGAAATTCAATCCGGACCTTAAAGGAGCATCAAAGGGTCAAGGGAAGAAGAGGAGCGGCTTCAACATGTCCGCATCAGGGGCCAAAGTCTC GGGAATTCCAGGACAAGTCAGACGCCTGATTGACATGATGAAAAATGACACT ACAGTGGATTTTGCCAACGACTGGAAGCTGGTGACTCTCTTCATTGGTGGCAATGACCTGTGTCAGTTCTGCAACGATCGG GCCTCGTTGTCGCCGCAGAACTACACCCATCACTTGATGACCAGCTTGGACATGCTGTACAAAGAG TTTCCCAGGACCATCGTCAACATTCTGGAGATCCTGCAGCTCGAAGGCCTGCGTAGGATCAAGAGGGATAGTCTCGGGTGCAACATGATACAACC GTTGGCGTGCCCGTGCTTCTTACTACCAGGAGAAGACTCTCTGGAGTTCGCCGAAGCCAAAAGGATCAATCGGGAAGTACAG ATCGAGACGGAGAAAGTGGCATACGGCGGTCGCTATGACGACAGAGAAGACTTTGCCGTAGTGGTGCAGCCCTTCTTCAAAAACACTATTATCCCTTTGAATGCT GACGGCCGACCCGACGTCACCTACTTCACCGAAGACTGTTTCCACTTCAGCGAACGGGGACATGCTGAGATGGCCGTGGCCATGTGGAATAACATG TTGGAGCCCGTGGGAAAAAAGCAGACGTACAACAATTTCCCAAGTGGCAGAGATGGCATCAAGTGTCCCACAGAG GAGCATCCTTACATCTTCACAAAGATCAACAGTGTACACGTTCCGGTATGGCTGATCGCGGTGCTCACCATCTCCGGGCTCCTGCTCGGCTGGGCCCTAACCTGGCTGATCCTCTCCTGCAGAGGCAAGAGGAACAACCGGCGCATGACCACAGCAACAACGGCAGTGCAGATGAAGGCATCTGTTTTTTAA